The sequence TGTTGAACATCAATTTCACATTTCTTTTGAAGCTCATGAGTATGGAAGAATTTAGGGGAGATATGCTTAGTTTTGTTATCTTTTATGAATCTTCCTTTAATTTGTGTAATACAAGCAAATTATCTTTATGTAACTTGGTTGTATTGTCTCTAATGGAAAATAGTTCACATGTTtcttaaatatgttaaaatttctgaatgatttgaaaatatggcTACCATTGTCTGCTTGACTGATCTCCAAGATATTGTCATACCACTAAAAGTAAAGACATATCCTATTTGAGATCGAGTTTTATGAGGATTTGAAATATATCCTGTATCTGCATATATAatcaattgtgattttgattattttgaataatataatcTCATGTTACTTGTTCTTTATATCTTATGAGGATTTTATCATTCTCATTTCGCTTTTCCACAAAGACCCATTTATATCCAACATGCTTTATGTTTTCAAGTGTTTGAACTACAAGTTCAAATACTTCTTGTTTGCTTACGAGTTTAGTTCTGTTTGAAttgtttctttccattttgacgaatcatttcttttttgacATTCATCCATAGTTTGTGGTTcttgatcttcatcatttcttatgatgcCCATAGCCACTTGGAATGTAAATATATTATCTATGATAATGTCACTACGATTATTTGTTTCTCCCATGTGACTCATTGAGATCTCTTTAGTTCTAGGTACCGGTATTTGATCAATTTGTTCCTTTTCATGGGCTACCTATTTATCTAGTTGGGTTTCATTATCCTTTCATATTTGTGAACTCTTCAAGAGTACCCAATTTTTCATatgttgttcatttttttttcttataagaaCTGAATCCTTTGAGCCAATAagtctaccacgcttcaggtGTGTCTTAAATTCACTTGCTATGACATTCTCCAATTGTTCTTCAAGGACATCAATATGTGTTGGGACATTCATAGCTGACACATGCGattttgttactttctttatatttgtgaaaACATTAGGTAACTGATTTGCTAGTCCTTGCAAATGAACAATCCTTTGAACTTTTAGTTCACACTATCTTGTACAGGGATCAAGATGAGACAAGGAGGATACATACCATGTAATTTCTCCTCATTCTTCTAGAATTGACTTGCCTCCTCTTAATGACGGgaaaacattttcttaaaaatgacaATCTGCAAAACGGGCAGTAAAAACATCACTTGTGAAAGGTTCAAGATAACAAATaatggaagaaaaattaaaatcaacatGTATACCATGTCAACGTTGAGGACCTAACTTGGAACGTTAAGGTGGAGCTATGGGAACATAAacaacacaaccaaaaatacgTAAATGTGAAACATTTGGTTAAGGGCCTAAAGCAAGTTGTAAAGGTAAGCattcatgattagttgtagGATGAATTCAAATTAAAGTGGCAGCATGAAAAATAGCATGTGCCCAAGTAGACaaagacaattttgtttttaagagtAATGGTCTTATAATTAGTTGCAAACACTTAATAAAAGATTCAACTAATCCATTTTGAGTGTGAGTATGAGCAACATGATATTCAATATCAATACCAACCGACATACAATAATAAAGAAATGTCTGAGATAAGAATTCATCAACATTATCAAAACGAATTGTCTTAACAGGATGATCAGGAAATTGCACCATTAGTCAAATCATTTGAGCAAGTAATCTTGCGAAGACAACATTTCTAgttgaaagaaaacaaacatgAGACCAATGAGTTGACGCatcaattaaaaccataaaataacaaaaacatcCACTAGGTGGATGAATAGCTCCACAAATATCACTTTATATAAATTTGAGAAAGGCCGGTGATTCATATTCAACCTTGGTAAATGATGGTTCAATAATTAATTTGCCTTATGAGCAAGCAACACAATTGTAATAATTGGGCATCATaatcttctggttcttcaaGGGTCGCCCAAAAGAATTTTTGATGATACAACGCATCATGGATAATCTTGGATGACCAAGACGTTCATGTCaaatcataaaagtttttaaatcatAGAACTTCTGGTTTATGATAGCATATGACTCAATGAGTATTGTTTGATATAATCCACAAGAATAAGAAGGAAGTTAgtctaagaattttttttaaaaaaaaaaaaataactgaagTAATGAGAAGGTATTCATTACTACCattattcatagtttcaatgtgATAACCATTTCGCTGAATTTCCTTGAAACTAAGAAGATTTTGCTTGgatttaatataataaagaGCATCATTAATGTGGATTTTAGTTCCACTGGGTAAAATAATAGTTGCTTTTTTGAAACCTTGAATCAAGTCTATAGGACTTGATATTGTATTAACATTGGACTTAACAAATGATaagttggaaaaatattttttatcacaaaGGATTGTGTGTGTTGTAGCACAATCTACAAGGCATGCATCTACATTGGATGTCGTATGATGTATTAAGGTATGAGAGAGATCCATAtatcttcaagtataaataaagaaaagaatttaaataagaaataataaaatgtgaaataaactataaaagatgaatagtaaacaatgtgttcaaaatatgataacaaaataaacctatctataaataactaaataaaaacataatatttaatcataacaaatatttccatcaccaattagatggtcaattttcctattaggattctcaaagaaattCGAACATCTAAATGGGTTAGATCAACTGGGTCATCActatcaatgaagttcatttcaatttcttttccttttgcttttattaagGCTTGATAAAAGTCAACCAAATGCTTTAAAGTACGATAGTTACGTGACCAGTGTCATTTCATACCATATCTATGACACTTATTCTCACAAGCATGTTTACTTTGTGGTTCTATCCACTTTTTAGGTTGTGTCTTTGAATTATTTCACTTCTGGTAGTTTGAGTTGTTCTTTTTTACTTTGAGAACTACTACGATAAGAAGAATTGTGTTTACCACGACCGTAACCGCGATCACATCCTTTACCTTAACATTGTCCATATCCACGTCCTTGTCCATGTCCAAGAGTTTGGACAGATGTGACATTGGCTTCAGGCAATGACATAGACCTAATAAGACAAGGTTGATGGTTTTTCAataaaagctcattattttattCAGCCACAAAAAGatatgagatcaattttgaatatttagtgAGATGATGCTCTCGATATTGTTGCTGCAATAGCACAAAGTTGTAGTCACTAACAAACTTGAAATCTTGTAATCTCAAATGCATCTAATCATAGCGTGCCTTTCGAAGGATTACAATCTTTTGGTGGTTATATCGTTCTTTTAGATTATTCCAAAAGATGAAATGATTTTTGACCGTAAGATATTCaccttttaatttttcatcaatGTAATGACGAAGGAATATTAAAGTTTTGGCGAGATCTTGTAGGGATGTgtcatttccttctttaatgGTATTTCCAAGATTCATCGCATCTAGATGAATTTTAGCATTTAAATCCCAAGATAAGTAGTTTTTGCTTGAAATATCGAGGGCAACAAATTCAAGCTTTTCAAGGTTtgacattatttgaaaactatatatatagaataatattaatcaaaaaaatatttcaattattggaATAaactatgaataaattaataaaatgctttggaaatatttcaagtaattaatatctaaaaatatagtAACCTAAGatttatcaattataaatatggtaaaaatgtataaacacaaaataagaattaaaatatttttgtttgatttataaTGAAAATCCATACCCCGAAACTATGCACAAATTAATACATAGTTTCAaactatgaattatttttatgtaaatttgtgcATAGTTTCGGGGTATGAATTTTCAttataaatcaaacaaaaataaatcatttttcttagtatttttcccTGAAaccaaaaaaatctaaaaataaaaaataaatttaaagttaatatatatatatatatatatatatatatatatatatatatatatatatatattttaacatattttttcaaactcattttatttatttttatatttaattttctttttatatttcttgtactaaaccaaatataagaaaattatttttcatattttttttattatttcattaatattttatagaacaaaacataataataaaacttccttaaaaaaagaataaatataataagTTGAAGtctattaaatatttcattccttattttttttaactcttttactttataaataaaaaaatttcaaaattccatttttttatgtttctatttaaattaaataaaaaataagtttattttcaatttttttatatatttaaaaaaaaaatcaaactcaaaagcatattaaataagaaataaagacACACAATGCTTCCTCACTCAACTTTGATTAAACAAGCCCAATGCATATTAATCTTATTCGTTTAAACTTTTTAATTCTAGGTACCATATTGAAACCtccaaattaattctaaacTGTTTGAGCATTCTCCTCCATCTAAATGTGACAAGTTTATTTCAAATCTTCCAAATCCTATTCTTGATTAGAGTAATGATATATTtggtttataaaaaatttgagggaaaacacaagaaaaagtgaataaataaataaataaatttaaaattaataaattattttagatctatttaatttttaatatagatttttaattaattttaattttttttaacatttttcatgatgagactaaacatgaaaaaatcatgtttaaaaaaatattttttacttatcttattactttttagaaaccaaacataacctaaactTATTAacatcaatatatttttattaactcctataatacattcaaaataatattgaaaattgttttatcataattatttcaaacaaaacATTCACAAGAATGAAACAATCATATTTTTTCAAGTGTGGGTGTGACCTTTATCAAGAGAGTAGAGTAGAAGAAACTTTCTCGACCTCTACGTGATACCAATATTTATGATAGGTGGTGCCTTCCTAGATCTTAGCAAACTTTCCTAAAATAAACTCGAATTTTATCACATGTCAAAATGCTATATTCGGTCTTGGACCACCCACCACTTTGACATAACTATGTAATAAAATTCGAGCAATCTTAGGCAACTTTCTGATAAATTAATCTATCCTGGGTTGACTCTGCACATGAATTAAAAAGATATGATAGTTTTCAGGTTACCCAACTTTAAACTTGGCCAACTCAAAGAACAAAACCTGTTGTATAAGTTGTCAATAACACAATTGAATTTACAAATGTGGCTTGATCTACACGAAAGCCTTGCCACTTTCCAAGCCACACCCCTTTTTAAAGGTCTCTATCACTTTTCAAGACACTTGGCTTCCAAACGAGTTTCATCTTATGTTAATTCTTGTCGGTTCGCTTTAATGTCACAATCATATTATTCTTTTGACCGGTAATGAGCCCCTCCACGGTGCATTCCCCATGTGGTCAAGGTTACCTTTGATTAAACAAATTGGATTGtctttctatttaataattgaacTGCATTGTAACAATTTGTGTAGATATTATTTACGAGATTGTGATATTTCACATTGACTAGTAAATGCTAACGTGTGCATGtatgttgagccaaaaaaataataaacttcttttttctatacgTGTTTTAAGATTGTGATATTAAAATCGATCTTTGTttctaaaacaaatttctaagTACGTATTTTGAATGTTCTCATATGAGACATTATATATGtaatgaacttttttttaaatacgtgttttaaagttgtaaaaTACTTTCATATCTATATAGAGAGAGTATATTCAAATGGTATTAGAATCCGGAGGTGCCAAAAGGAGCTTTTAAACGAGTATCGTGAATGGTTTCGCACGGTACAAAACTAGGGGAAGAAGTATCAGAAAGTTTTAGCCTTTTTACATTGATGTTCCTTCATAGAGGTAGATGATTTCTAAAATGCTGGGAAAGAATGCCTTGTTTCCTAATTGGGTTGGAGACGACTCTTGAAGGCATCCCATGCCAGGCCTTTCTCAATGTATTCTATGTCGGACGGATTGAAAGGCCCTTTGATTCTGTCTATGGACTTGATCACTGCCCTGGCAGGAAGAATGCTTTTTGATGGGTCTGGTGAAGTCCTATAGCTCAAGCATGACGAGAACCCCTAAAATTGCCACATAATCGTAATAATTAGAAACcaatgaaattattttccaCCCTACTTTATGGAATTGTTTCTCTAATTAAGGGATgccatttattttatacaaagGCAATTTCCAATCAAACCCCAAAATTTCCAGAATTTACCCAGGAGAAACCCAAATCAAATTTTCCTTAACTCACCTTGAAGATGAGAACTTCCACATCTTGGTCATCCACCATTGCATGCACAAGCAGAGCTTCTCCTCTTGCAGACTGGCTGTATAATTCCAGCATCGCAATCTCAGCGTTGTGCCCATActcatcttcttctccttcatcTTCGTCCTCATATCTCACTCTCCGTCTCGCTCTGCATCGAATGCTCAAAACTTGTTGAGCGCTCAGTTTCGGAGCTCCAATGGCCGAGCACAGATTCAGGGTTGTGCAGGGTGGGGCGTTGTGGTTGGAGGAAACGAGGAAAAGGGACGGGGAGGACAGCTTAGACCATCCTCCTAAATGCTTCAGCATGAGGTTTCTACTTTCTGGTCTTGGCAGTGGGTGCCTTACAGCCTTACAGCCTTAGCCACTCTCTAGGGTCTTACCTCCATTGATGGGGATTGTGGGGACTGTTAGAAGATAAGGTTTGCTGCTAAGTCAGATATATCAATtcgttatttttaatattaaggaTATGCTTTGTTTATGGAAAGTgggaagaaaaaattgttataaaaaaaaatttattttaaataatattaaaaagagtaaaaacaaaattaaagaaaaaaaaaaggagaaaatttgGTAAATGGTTTTatctttcatttaaaaaagaaaaaaaatgtaaaaaaggtAGGATGCAAGTGtatctttgaaaatttagagTCTTGTTTGgttggagtttttaaaaactcataatctcgtttgatcattattttatgttttaagttattaaaatcaaagtgaaataaagaacgatttttagaaaacaagtaaaagttgtttacaccgatttttaaaaacaatataaaaacatatatactttattattattttttatatataattattgttatttttttgttaggtaaattaacttcaaattaaacaagacttaatgcattagatttgttaacaaatttattaattttaaaaaataatttaaaacttaaataataaacttattaatacagaaattttatgaacaaaaattaatttaaaacaactctatgtttttcttctatataaaattatttttttcaattttttttactaggcaAATGaccttcaaattaaataagagttaatgtgttggatttattaacaagtctaataatttaaaactcaaataataaacttattgataccataaatttatggataaaaattggtttataatgactctattatttttttttttgcatgtaattaaacttttataaattttttcactaaaaaaatgaatttcaaatcaagtgacactttttattgaatttattaatgagtttaataatatttaaaaataatttagaactaaaaaataaatctaatcattgaaaaaaaataagagaggaAAATTGATATATCATGAGTCATGACTTTACTATTTATTCTATACACACTactatttaaacaaaaaaaaaatcactaagtaaaagaatttattaaaaatttttaagtattaatttataatctattaagttttacaaataatttgcaataaaaaatcaatccaattaattataaattaaatcaaaatattctaCAATATTATGTATAAAACCGAGTACTAAATGTGtgtatatgtaataaaaaaaacttgactCGTTTGtgttaaaaaaagtaaaactttattcattattcattctacataaattattattgataattagtattattcattttttaacaaaaaaaaaaatgtaaagatgttaatatcattatatttctaacatataataaaataatatattttctattaaaaatataatttatgattttattataatattattatttgtgttttactaaaaactatttattttttaatttatttgtaattacaaaattatgtttactttcaataagacttcaatttttaaaaaaacaagcatAAGAAATCACggtgaaacaaaaaatttaaaaaacttaattaaagtacttatttgaattgtattaaaaatgaatattaaaattatttttatcttatagtaatttttgtttcactagaataaaaaaaattgtttcataattaaaaaaaatatatttatatttaaatcatgCATAAtagtatatttaatttttattttttaataagacttaacttgaatttgatttcatattattataaattaagtttataaaatttctataaaataaaagtaagacattgtttttaaaagcaatataaattctttcatccaaataagttttttattttttgtttttaaaaactatttttttaaacatcttgccaattaaaaaaaattaaaattgctttttattctctattttgaaaacaatttttaaaaataaattttaaaaaacactaccAAATGGGCCCTTAGAGCCTGgttgagaactattttttaaaatagttttctattttccaaaataaaaaacttagagaactcattttacaattaaaaactgtttctatttttctgtttttaagagtagaaaatatagtgtttttaaatatcatcttttaattattttttcacttattttctaaatgttgttttaaaaaacaatcatacACACATTagaagtattaaaaataaaacattatatatataaattatttttaaaatatatttaaaaatattaaaaatagattaaaaacattttagatttttaaacagatttttgttctacaaaatatataaaataattttcaaaaactattttttagaattattttttaccaaatatgtccttaattttctttaaatatttttttatataaataataaaataaaataaataatttgctTCTATTTTCCTTCcctctaactttttttttaattaaaatatagcTTAAAGCATTTTCCCACATTTTTGGCATTTTCATGGAAAAGCAATTCATGAGATTAAGTAATAGTTACATTGtaaatacaatcaaattttcttttctgccGGCCGGAATCTCCTCTTTATGaattaaattactttataaaataaataaattattttcttaatattaatgacatatattatttataaaaggaaaaatatatagcTTTTTATGGAATGATCATAACCAATTTCTGTAATGAATATTTTGCGCATTATTTActataataatatcaataaatatgagattattGGATGCTTAAAggtcattttcaaaataaaaaagacaattaTTGTCATGCTAataattgatatatattatgtaattagtaaattttatgcaacaatcatttttaatatgcaCCGTGCTTTCttagagggtttttttttttggaaaaaataagtCATTATTACAATCTTTGATGCAAATACTTTATCAAGAATTAATCACAAACATTTtctatgtatattttaaatgtaatgTTGATAATATGAACTCCTTTCAACCGTTTACaccagtttttaaaattttaatgatccTTACACTCTAAACAGATAATATACGTGgttataaatatattgttataaATGGTATTAAAATCAACCTCAATATCGAGGTTTGTTTACCCTTATGAGCCTTACAACCCCATGTGATACAACATCGATGAGAATGTTATATCCATATGAGTATAAGttctttttaatcttataaatgtattttaaaatatggtttaTGGGACTCataatgaataatatttatatgattaaaagtaGGTTGTGACTTTCCTAAAATAGTCATTATAatgatatattgaaaaataattattataaaataattgctcatttataataattaattatattaacgttttatttttttaaaacaaccgtTCACATGGAATAATTGCTCGTTAAtagttaaaagttaaaatagacaacataatataaatatttatttacttacaaaagaaaaaaaatataactattaaaataatgatcataaaAGTCATATAAGTTTTTCATtaactatttataaaaatttataacaaaaaattatattttgtatttattgtttaaaaggGTCATTAAAAGcctgattttttaaatttaatcaattatcatattttttttatgtcatttgaataaaaataccctcattattttcttatataataaCCCTATCTTTTAAAACCCAcgtgtaaatatttgaaatagtgaaagacatttatattaatttgaataaaaatatccttattattttcttatataataactttgtatttaaaaactcacgtttaaatatttgaaatggtaaaaattatttatataaaaaataagttaccttttaaataaaaatgtggaAAGAGTTACAATTTGAGAATtgtttcatcccttttaaccaattaattcaattcaaaataataaaaaaatacaaaatttcttattatatcaaatatagcaactttgttttttctttgaaaaaaagagCAATTATTTTCGTCTATATGATATATTAGCAAATGATGGATTTCTATGTAATATGACTTATTTAGTTTCCATAAATAGTCGTTAAAAAGAGTAAATGAGATGA is a genomic window of Vitis riparia cultivar Riparia Gloire de Montpellier isolate 1030 chromosome 1, EGFV_Vit.rip_1.0, whole genome shotgun sequence containing:
- the LOC117921963 gene encoding uncharacterized protein LOC117921963; translation: MLKHLGGWSKLSSPSLFLVSSNHNAPPCTTLNLCSAIGAPKLSAQQVLSIRCRARRRVRYEDEDEGEEDEYGHNAEIAMLELYSQSARGEALLVHAMVDDQDVEVLIFKGFSSCLSYRTSPDPSKSILPARAVIKSIDRIKGPFNPSDIEYIEKGLAWDAFKSRLQPN